One window from the genome of Oryza glaberrima chromosome 3, OglaRS2, whole genome shotgun sequence encodes:
- the LOC127765246 gene encoding peroxidase A2-like, translating into MGAVAAVRAAVLVVAVALAAAAAGASAQLCDKYYDGTCPDVHRIVRRVLKRARQDDPRIFASLTRLHFHDCFVQGCDASILLDNSTSIVSEKFATPNNNSARGYPVVDDIKAALEEACPGVVSCADILAIAAKISVELSGGPRWRVPLGRRDGTTANLTGADNNLPSPRDNLTTLQQKFAAVGLDVTDLVALSGAHTFGRVQCQFVTDRLYNFSGTGKPDPTLDAGYRRALAKSCPRRGGNSSALNDLDPTTPDTFDKNYFANIEVNRGFLQSDQELLSTPGAPTAAIVNSFAISQKAFFKSFARSMINMGNIQPLTGSQGEVRKSCRFVNGS; encoded by the exons atgggcgcTGTGGCTGCGGTTCGTGCCGCGGTCCTGGTCGTGGCCGtggccctcgccgcggcggcggccggcgcgtcgGCGCAGCTGTGCGACAAGTACTACGACGGGACGTGCCCGGACGTGCACCGGATCGTGCGGCGCGTGCTGAAGAGGGCGCGGCAGGACGACCCCCGCATCTTCGCCAGCCTCACCCGCCTccacttccacgactgcttcgtccaG GGTTGCGACGCGTCGATCCTGCTGGACAACAGCACGAGCATCGTGTCGGAGAAGTTCGCGACGCCGAACAACAACTCGGCGCGGGGGTACCCGGTGGTGGACGACATCAAGGCGGCACTTGAGGAGGCCTGCCCCGgcgtcgtctcctgcgccgacatcctcgccatcgccgccaagATCTCCGTCGAACTG TCCGGAGGCCCCCGGTGGCGCGTGCCCCTCGGCCGGCGCGACGGCACCACGGCCAACCTCACCGGCGCTGACAATAACCTCCCCAGCCCCCGCGACAACCTCACCACCCTCCAGCAGAagttcgccgccgtcggcctcgacgTCACCGACCTCGTCGCCCTCTCAG GGGCGCACACGTTCGGGAGGGTGCAGTGCCAGTTCGTGACGGACAGGCTGTACAACTTCAGCGGGACGGGGAAGCCGGACCCGACGCTGGACGCCGGCTACCGGCGGGCGCTGGCGAAGAGCTGCCCGCGGCGGGGCGGGAACTCGTCGGCGCTGAACGACCTGGACCCGACCACGCCGGACACCTTCGACAAGAACTACTTCGCCAACATCGAGGTGAACCGCGGCTTCCTCCAGTCCGACCAGGAGCTCCTGTCCACGCCGGGCGCGCCCACGGCGGCGATCGTCAACAGCTTCGCCATCAGCCAGAAGGCCTTCTTCAAGAGCTTCGCCAGGTCCATGATCAACATGGGGAACATCCAGCCGCTGACGGGCAGCCAGGGGGAGGTCCGGAAGAGCTGCAGATTTGTCAATGGAAGTTAA
- the LOC127765836 gene encoding peroxidase A2-like gives MEYATRGDRTASCLSFLCKIVVLLGLAAAAASGQLMDDYYDYCCPQVYRIVRSRVAAAMKAEMRMGASLLRLHFHDCFVNGCDASILLDGTNSEKFAAPNNNSVRGYEVIDAIKADLESACPGVVSCADIVALAAKYGVLLSGGPDYDVLLGRRDGLVANQTGANSNLPSPFDSISVITARFKDVGLNATDVVVLSGAHTIGRSRCLLFSNRLANFSATNSVDPTLDSSLASSLQQVCRGGADQLAALDVNSADAFDNHYYQNLLANKGLLASDQGLVSSSGDPAVAATKALVQAYSANGQRFSCDFGNSMVKMGNISPLTGSAGQIRKNCRAVN, from the exons ATGGAGTACGCTACTCGTGGAGATCGCACGGCTAGCTGCCTGAGTTTCCTCTGCAAGATCGTCGTTCTGctgggcctcgccgccgcggcggcgagcgggcagCTGATGGACGACTACTACGACTATTGCTGCCCCCAGGTTTACCGCATCGTCCGGTCCCGCGTGGCCGCCGCGATGAAGGCCGAGATGCGCATGGGCGCCTCCCTGCTCAGGCTTcacttccacgactgcttcgtcaat GGCTGTGACGCGTCCATCCTCCTTGACGGCACAAACAGCGAGAAGTTCGCGGCGCCGAACAACAACTCGGTGAGAGGGTACGAAGTCATCGATGCGATAAAGGCCGACCTCGAGAGCGCCTGCCCGGGagtcgtctcctgcgccgacatagTAGCCCTTGCAGCTAAATACGGAGTACTACTT AGTGGAGGACCTGATTATGATGTCCTCCTGGGAAGAAGAGATGGTCTGGTGGCAAATCAGACGGGGGCGAACAGTAACTTGCCTAGCCCTTTCGATTCGATCAGCGTTATCACTGCGAGGTTCAAGGATGTCGGTCTCAACGCAACCGATGTTGTGGTCTTATCAG GGGCGCACACGATCGGGCGATCTCGCTGCCTGCTGTTCAGCAACCGGCTGGCGAACTTCTCGGCGACCAACTCCGTCGACCCGACGCTGGACTCGTCGCTGGCGTCCAGCCTGCAGCAGgtgtgccgcggcggcgctgaccAGCTGGCGGCGCTGGACGTCAACTCCGCCGACGCGTTCGACAACCACTACTACCAGAACCTGCTGGCCAACAAGGGCCTCCTCGCCTCCGACCAGGGCCTCGTCTCCAGCTCCGGcgaccccgccgtcgccgccaccaaggCGCTGGTGCAGGCCTACAGCGCCAACGGCCAGCGCTTCTCCTGCGACTTCGGCAACTCCATGGTCAAGATGGGCAACATCAGCCCTCTCACCGGCTCTGCCGGCCAGATTCGCAAGAACTGCAGGGCCGTCAACTGA
- the LOC127768813 gene encoding protein GID8 homolog yields the protein MFLSRIVLRDLDSIDSPAASMASSKKLVTRDEWERKLRDVKIRKEDMNRLVMNFLVTEGFVDAADKFRVESGTQPDIDLATITDRMEVKRAVQSGNVQEAIEKINDLNPTILDTNPQLYFHLQQQKLIELIRAGKINEALEFAQEELAPRGEENQVFLEEIEKTVALLVFEDIKNCPYGELLDVSQRLKTASEVNAAILTSQSHEKDPKLPSLLKMLIWTQNQLDEKAAYPRINNFSTAALEDPAI from the exons ATGTTCCTCTCCCGCATCGTCCTCCGCGACCTGGACTCCATCGactcccccgccgcctccatggCGTCCTCCAAGAAGCTGGTGACGCGTGACGAGTGGGAGCGGAAGCTCCGCGACGTCAAGATCCGCAAGGAGGACATGAACCGCCTCGTCATGAACTTCCTCGTCACCGAGGGCTTCGTCGACGCTGCGGACAAGTTCCGCGTCGAGTCCGGCACCCAAC CGGATATTGACCTGGCCACCATCACGGATCGGATGGAAGTGAAGAGAGCGGTGCAATCAGGGAATGTTCAGGAGGCCATCGAGAAGATTAACGATCTTAATCCCACG ATTCTGGACACAAATCCCCAACTGTACTTTCATCTGCAACAACAGAAGCTAATAGAATTGATTCGTGCGGGAAAAATAAATGAAGCTTTGGAGTTTGCACAAGAAGAACTCGCTCCAAGAGGCGAAGAAAAT CAAGTCTTTCTTGAAGAAATAGAGAAAACTGTAGCACTTTTGGTTTTTGAAGATATAAAGAACTGTCCATATGGGGAACTATTGGATGTTTCCCAACGATTGAAGACTGCAAGTGAAGTTAATGCTGCCATTCTTACAAGCCAAAGTCATGAGAAAG ATCCAAAGCTCCCTAGCCTTCTAAAGATGTTAATTTGGACTCAAAACCAACTGGACGAAAAGGCAGCATATCCACGAATCAACAATTTCTCCACTGCCGCACTTGAAGATCCAGCGATTTGA
- the LOC127767692 gene encoding pentatricopeptide repeat-containing protein At4g37170, whose product MASRSRAVSSGFTKAPTFSVTTASQLHDAIDCLLPRLRGDPSLAPAARALAAAATASLPPSTVLSNRLLHLLSSHPATLPDALALFSSIAAPDICSHNTLISALSRSPRHLPSARELFDRMPQRDHFAWSALVSGYARHGQPEAALALYRRMQEEPGNDGADNEFTASSALAAAAAARCGRAGRELHCHVVRRGIDAAGGDAVLWSALADMYAKCGRVDDARRVFDRMPVRDAVSWTAMVERYFDGGRGGEGFRLFLHMLRTRGVRPNEFTYAGVLRACAEFAVESFGRQVHGRMAKSGTGDSCFAESALLRMYSKCGDMGSAVRVFEAMAKPDLVSWTAVISGYAQNGQPEEALRYFDMFLRSGIKPDHVTFVGVLSACAHAGLVDKGLEIFHSIKEQYCIEHTADHYACVIDLLSRSGRFERAEEMINNMAVKPNKFLWASLLGGCRIHKNVGLARRAAEALLEIEPENPATYVTLANIYASVGLFDEVEDVRRIMESKGISKMPASSWIEVGRRVHVFLVGDKSHPQADEIYALLKKLYVKMVEEGYVADTEFVLHDVEDEQKEQDIGYHSERLAVAFGIIATPDSAPVKVFKNLRICGDCHTAIKLISRIVQREIIVRDSNRFHHFKNGICSCRDYW is encoded by the coding sequence ATGGCGTCGCGCTCGCGCGCCGTCTCCTCCGGCTTCACGAAGGCGCCGACCTTCTCCGTCACCACCGCGTCGCAGCTCCACGACGCCATCGACTGCCTCCTCCCGCGGCTACGCGGCGACCCGTCCCTcgcccccgccgcgcgcgcgctcgccgcggcaGCCACCGCCTCGCTGCCGCCCTCCACCGTCCTCTCcaaccgcctcctccacctgctCTCCTCCCACCCCGCCACCCTCCCCGACGCGCTCGCGCTCTTCTCCTCCATCGCGGCCCCGGACATCTGCTCCCACAACACCCTCATCTCCGCGCTCTCCCGCTCCccgcgccacctcccctccgCGCGGGAGCTGTTCGACCGAATGCCCCAGAGGGATCACTTCGCCTGGTCCGCCCTCGTCTCAGGTTACGCCCGACACGGCCAGCCCGAGGCCGCGCTCGCGCTCTACCGGCGGATGCAGGAGGAGCCGGGGAACGATGGCGCGGACAACGAGTTCACCGCGTCCAGCGcgctcgcggcggccgcggccgcacGGTGCGGCCGCGCGGGCAGGGAGCTGCACTGCCACGTCGTGAGGAGAGGgatcgacgccgccggcggcgacgccgtcctGTGGAGCGCGCTCGCGGACATGTACGCCAAGTGCGGCCGCGTGGACGACGCCAGGAGGGTCTTCGACCGGATGCCGGTCCGGGACGCCGTCTCCTGGACGGCGATGGTGGAGAGGTACttcgacggcggccgcggcggggaaGGGTTCAGGCTGTTCCTCCACATGCTGAGGACCCGAGGTGTTCGACCAAACGAGTTCACCTACGCGGGGGTTCTGCGCGCCTGCGCAGAGTTCGCCGTCGAGAGCTTCGGGAGGCAGGTGCACGGCCGGATGGCGAAGAGCGGCACTGGAGACTCCTGCTTCGCGGAGAGCGCGCTCCTCCGCATGTACTCCAAGTGCGGCGACATGGGGAGCGCGGTGCGCGTGTTTGAGGCCATGGCGAAGCCGGACTTGGTGTCGTGGACGGCGGTGATCTCCGGCTATGCGCAGAACGGGCAGCCGGAGGAGGCGCTGCGCTACTTCGACATGTTCTTGAGGTCTGGAATTAAGCCTGATCATGTCACTTTTGTTGGTGTTCTGTCAGCGTGTGCTCATGCCGGCCTGGTCGACAAGGGCCTCGAGATCTTCCATTCGATTAAGGAACAGTATTGCATTGAGCACACTGCAGATCATTACGCTTGCGTGATCGATCTCCTCAGCCGATCAGGCCGGTTTGAACGAGCAGAAGAGATGATAAATAACATGGCTGTGAAACCTAACAAGTTCCTATGGGCGTCCTTGCTTGGTGGCTGCCGGATTCACAAGAATGTTGGCTTGGCAAGGCGGGCAGCAGAAGCATTGTTAGAAATAGAACCCGAAAATCCAGCAACTTATGTAACTCTGGCAAATATTTATGCCTCGGTTGGTCTTTTCGACGAGGTTGAGGATGTCAGAAGGATCATGGAATCAAAGGGCATATCCAAAATGCCAGCCTCAAGTTGGATTGAAGTTGGGAGAAGAGTTCATGTGTTTCTGGTTGGCGATAAATCACATCCTCAAGCTGATGAAATCTACGCACTTCTGAAGAAGCTGTATGTGAAAATGGTGGAAGAAGGGTATGTGGCGGACACTGAATTTGTTCTTCATGATGTCGAAGATGAGCAGAAGGAGCAGGACATTGGCTACCACAGCGAGCGGCTTGCTGTTGCATTTGGGATCATTGCCACTCCGGATAGCGCCCCTGTCAAGGTTTTCAAGAACCTGCGCATTTGTGGGGACTGTCATACTGCGATTAAGCTCATATCACGGATTGTGCAGAGAGAGATCATTGTCAGGGACTCGAATAGGTTCCATCACTTCAAGAACGGGATTTGTTCTTGCAGAGATTATTGGTGA